The Vanrija pseudolonga chromosome 1, complete sequence genomic sequence AGGCAAAGGGGGAAATGCTGCAACCTGACTGGCTGACGCTCCTTGTTGGGTCACTGGTCAGGCACAAATCCTGGCAGCGGCATCAAATTGGCAGAAATCCAAATCCAAATGGCCCACCCCTCTTGGTGGCCCACCTGCTGCGCGCCCGCTGTCGCTCTACCTCCCTCTCCCCGTCCAAtgcaccacggcggcgcgaccgaccgccgccgcgacccaAGTCACCCAGATCCCATCAACATCATCATTGTCGTCGCAGCTCGCTTGCAGCAACACACTTCCCGTGTCGGATGCAACTATACTCACCCACCAGGCCCCCAGGCCCGCAAGGCCCGCTCCACAACCCCCCACGGCACGACGTCATGACACTCTCCACATTCCCCGTGCCGCGCGTGTGTCTGCCTTCGTTAACAACAACAGCCGAGCCGAATGCGAGTTCACGAGGGCTGGTCTGTGAACAAAGTCCATCCAAACGCACACACACGTAGACCAGCCCAGGCTCGGCAACTAACACCAGCACGTGTTCGGCGTCTTCTGGCTGGGGCGACGCGTGGTTTCATTTCCACTCGCCAAGTTTCATTTGTATTCCTTCCAAGTTTCATTTGTATTCATCGGGCCTGCCgatcctcgaggccgtcagtcggcgtcgcacgccgtcggccccGGGACGGCGCTcgtgtcctcgccgccggcctgggAATGGGTATCGGCGGGGAagaggagggtgaggacgagggcgagggtgagcgCGGCCGGCCTGtgtgtcgacggcgccgcggtgaCAGTCGGGTAGCCTGGCGagaggccgccgtcgtcctcggtcgccggcgacgagcgagcgagggctgGCATCGTGTCGCCAGAAACCCGCGGCAGGACCGCCTCCTCGCAGTGGCAATGATCGTAGCTTGGGGTAGCTGCTGGAACGAAGCTAGTGGAGCAGCTGCCCGTCGCCTCGCCTGTCAGCTGCAAAGGCAAAATGGCGCGGCACCTCACGCGAGTCTATTCTCGGGCGGCGATCATTCTAGCCCCCGTCTTGTGGGCCAACTATTCATGGCCTGCATGGCCGAGGGTCGTCACTATTGCTCGCTGGATGCGATGTGTGAACAATTCAGATCTGGCAAGAGCGAGCTGGCCCACCCCCAACTTTGTCAGTCCGAAGATGAGCCGTGAGCCGCAATGACGCCTGACCTGAGCTCAACTGGGGCAGAGTCACGCCACGTTAGTGACCGCCGCGGTATGGGTGACTCGGGCATGTATGCTTGCTTGCTTAGCTGGCATAGCTGGCCGATCGACGACGCTCCACAGGAATGTGGGACTCGCCTAATCGCCTATGTCGCCGGTAGAGTGGCCTGCCGACAAGCCGAGGCGAACAAGCGTGCACACATGCCTGCGACGATACGTCGAGATTGCCGTCTGACCGACTCGCAGGTGACGATGTTGGCCGTTCAGGTCACAAGTCATGTTGTCAAGGTTGCATGGAGGTACCCGTGTTGTTTCCAACGGCAGGCAATGAATGATGCggctgggcgaggcgagacgaaactgggctgggcgagaCATGGCTGTCATGTCAACGGTGATCATCATGCGATCTGGGCAGTGCGTACAGCAGCGTCTATCGCGAGTCGGCAAGCAAAGGTGTGTCTGGACTGGTGGGTGGCTGCCACTGAGTAgaccacccacctcgccccccGATCCTCAACAGAGCAAAACACcaacccctcccccctccccaccaaCCATGATGCATGGCCAGATCTGACAGCAGCACACAAATAACTCCTCGGTGACCCAACAGCGAGACGTGGCCGACAACCCAGGCAACATGCATCATTTGGAatgccgcgctcgcttcCGGCGACACTTCGGCAGGTAAGGTACTTGATGTGGGCGTGAGACAGGTCGTGATGGTGGTGGCTAGTAGCCGGCGGAAGAGGAAGCGAGAAAGAGTGGTGAGGTCATGGAGATAAGACGGCTGGCTGGGTTGGGCATGCGTGAGAATAGGCAGCCTCGGAGGGGGCCGAGGTAGGGGATGAGCCTCATGTATGCAGACGTATGTAGTAGCAATGATCAGCGTGGTGTGTAGTCGTGGTGATGCCACAGACGACCTGCCCTTTGGCCAAAAGGTAACACCACTCCCCGCCAAAAGGTATAGCTTTTACGACAATGACATGATTCGAACATGCGCTCCCGAAGGAAGTTGATTTCGAGTCAACCGCGTTAACCACTCCGCCACATTGCCTTTGCTGAAAACTGGGGCGCAGTGTGGGGTATACGCCGGGTGGAGCGGACCCAGTGGCACCactccctctctctctccctctctccctcccccctccgccccccCCCTCCGCTCGACACTTATGCATACCCTACACCACACTACGCCTTACCCTCCGCCACAGCGCCAATACCAACCTCGGCCCCGTCGCTCCCCAGCGCAGCCTGGATGAACGCGAGGTCCcagagcgcgtcgcgcgggcCGCCGAAGTTCGTCTGCGCGTCCGCCGTGCCatcaacggcggcgcgcaccgcgtcgccgaacgcagcgagctcggcctcgacgcccgtCACCTTGCCCTCTTTGAACGCGCCCTTTGCCGGGCTGCCCGCGCCCGGCGTGAGCTCGACGGTCCAGCTGCGTCCGTGGTTGACGacgcgcagcgtcgcgtgctcggcgacgacgtacaGCTCGTTCGGGGGgcgcgagtcgcgcggcgtGTCCGGGATAGCCCAGGAGAGGATGATTGTGCCGTTTGCCTGGCTgcgcccggcggcgaggagcgcgtccgGGTTGTTCGTGTTCGCGACGGTTGTGGCCTGTCCgtgcggcggcacggcgctgccggccggcggaagcgcgagcgcgacgaccgtgtCGTGCGGCACCATGTGCGCGCGGTGCAGGCTCTTGTGCGCGATCAagcttgccggcggcgtcgggagGACGGTGCGCAGCAAAGCGGCCCAGTGCACGCCGCCATCCAGCAAAAACCCGCCCTGGTACTCTGGTACCGTGCgccacgtcgtcgcgtggTAGCTCGCCCCGTCGGGCAGCATCGTCTCAAAGTGCAGCCGGTAGTAGaggacgtcgccgacctccggcGCGGACagcaggccggcggcgtaGTGGAGCAGCGGCTCGTGCGCGTAGTCTGGGAGAGGCGTGAGTCACtaaccaccgccgccgacacctcGGGCCGAAGTCACCGGCCCCTACTCGACTCACTCTCCGCGACGCGCCACACGATCCCCTCGGGCTTGTACTTGCTTTCCCACTCGTCAATGagggcgcgcgcctcggcgacgtcccGCCCGAGCGGCTTCTCGCTAATGACGTGCTTGCCCGCGGCCCACGCAGCGCGGATGATGGCCGGCTGCGCCGTGATGGGCAGGACGAGGATCACGGCGTGGACGTCCTTGTCGGCCAGGACAGACgccaggccgtcgtcgccaaagGCCACGGCTGGGCCCGTCGCCTCGCCATGCGgcagcccgccgagctcggcggccgcggcgcgcagcttgcTCGCTGAGCCCTCGGACCGCGACCACACAGTCTTGATGTGTAAGTTCGAtacctcgcgcagcgcgggcAGGTACGAGTTGGTCGCGAACAGCCCcgagccgaggagcgcggccgtCACTGGCTTTGTCGAGGTCATGGTGCTAGTGTGGGGACTTGGGGGAAGGGAGTGGCTGGCCGACTGGCATACGCGCGCACACCAGTTATATACCTCCCCCAATCTGGCCCAtggcatcatcatcaaccCGCTAttgccccggcgccgagcgggccAAACGCCGCTCACCTACCCGTCCATTGCCGCCGGCAAAACTGCTCATCTGCTAAAGATGGACAATCATGTAGCATCAGATATGGCTACCTAGTGCAGCTTGTACGCTTCTGCCATCTTGGCAAGAATGTCCGCCTCGTGCACGCGCCACTCGGCAGTCACCTGCTTGGTCACCTCGCGCATTCGCACCGGGTCAATGTGCTTGACCTGCACCGCCAGCCCCGCCGAGATGGGGCGATGGTCACTGACGTTGATCTCATACCGCTGGTAGTTGATCGCCTTGAggcgcgacgtgcgcgtaAACAGGATGCGGTCGCACCATGCGGGCACTCGTCGCTTTTCACTGCTGTCGTAGTTGTCCGTCCCCGGGTCGTACTTGTACGTCGGCGGGAACGTGATTGGCGCTTCGGCAAACGACCTCAGGCGGAACGCGTGGTTCGCTCGCATCTCTCGGCGGAGCTGGTCCCGCTCGAGCAAGTAGGCGAGATCGCCGACGTCAATCATGCTCTCGACAAGATCGCGCCGCTGGTCGATGCGGTAGTTGAGGTCACCGCTGAACACGACCATCTCGTGGTCTAGCACGCCTgtgccgtcgccaccacGCACGTACGGCAACGTGTCCGCTGGCGGGAAGATGGCCTTGTCCTCCATGATCGCGGCGATATCCGCATTTCGCGCTCCTTTGTGGCTCTGTCCAGCAGCCAGGTGCACATTGATGAAGCAGATCGACGTGTCGTCGACTACCATGCGCGCAAAGATGGCTCCCTTGTTGCCATAGATGCCTCCGATGCCACTGCCGTCAGCCCATGCGCAGGCATCAAGACTCACCGCTTGACTGTCGTGATGTGCACATCTCGCAGGCTGTTCTTCAACGACGACTTGACGAACATGCAGCTGAACAGGCCGACAAGCTGCTCCGAGTGCACCTTGACGTACTGCGACTCGGCTGTCGAGATCTGCCC encodes the following:
- the YMR315W gene encoding putative protein encodes the protein MTSTKPVTAALLGSGLFATNSYLPALREVSNLHIKTVWSRSEGSASKLRAAAAELGGLPHGEATGPAVAFGDDGLASVLADKDVHAVILVLPITAQPAIIRAAWAAGKHVISEKPLGRDVAEARALIDEWESKYKPEGIVWRVAENYAHEPLLHYAAGLLSAPEVGDVLYYRLHFETMLPDGASYHATTWRTVPEYQGGFLLDGGVHWAALLRTVLPTPPASLIAHKSLHRAHMVPHDTVVALALPPAGSAVPPHGQATTVANTNNPDALLAAGRSQANGTIILSWAIPDTPRDSRPPNELYVVAEHATLRVVNHGRSWTVELTPGAGSPAKGAFKEGKVTGVEAELAAFGDAVRAAVDGTADAQTNFGGPRDALWDLAFIQAALGSDGAEVGIGAVAEGKA